A genomic stretch from uncultured Pseudodesulfovibrio sp. includes:
- a CDS encoding DEAD/DEAH box helicase, whose amino-acid sequence MENENLNPDNGNDDGIDETATPGITFEELPEKMAEACNRAGWDRLMPVQQRALPYLLSGQDVMVQARTGSGKTGAFVLPLIEKLDPASPKCQAMVMVPTRELAKQVAQEASMLAGENGIKVVSVYGGVGYKEQLDAFRDGAHLVVGTPGRILDHLMRRNLILDDLKVLIFDEADRMLSVGFYPDMVEVKRYLPRTLVGSFMFSATFPPSVLRLAEEFMVNPEFLSLSSDETNVSAISHQFVEVQAMGKERKLIKLIELENPSSAIIFANTKRNVEFTAALLSQFGFDAEGLTSDLTQNKRERLMAQIKEGKLRFLVATDVAARGIDIPELSHVFMMEPPEDPESYVHRAGRTGRAGATGTAITLVDVIQKMELERIATRFKITFEEIKDPTEEDVTAIIEERLTAILEKRFRKLTNIQTERVSRFLPLAKKYGESEETLALLAMLLDELYQPTLHGKPAEPTVAREPSGNARPKQSNPPRKPQKREERPAPRERSEPKRDTKPAQRETAAPKRDTKPTQRETAAPKSAPKPKQSTQPVKETPVSEPKREAAPREPQASENDTSSTARPKPRRRRRRRKKPSSS is encoded by the coding sequence ATGGAAAATGAAAATCTGAATCCCGACAACGGGAATGACGACGGGATAGACGAAACAGCTACCCCGGGAATAACTTTTGAAGAACTGCCTGAAAAAATGGCAGAAGCATGCAACCGTGCCGGATGGGACCGACTCATGCCGGTACAGCAAAGAGCACTCCCCTATCTACTGAGTGGTCAGGATGTCATGGTCCAGGCCCGGACAGGTTCCGGCAAGACCGGCGCATTCGTGCTGCCGCTTATCGAAAAACTTGATCCTGCCAGCCCGAAATGTCAGGCAATGGTCATGGTTCCGACCCGCGAACTCGCTAAACAGGTCGCACAGGAAGCGAGCATGCTGGCCGGTGAAAACGGCATCAAAGTCGTGTCCGTTTACGGCGGTGTAGGCTACAAGGAACAGCTCGACGCTTTCCGTGATGGTGCTCATCTCGTGGTTGGCACACCCGGTCGTATTCTTGACCACCTCATGCGCCGCAACCTCATTCTTGATGACCTCAAGGTGCTTATTTTCGACGAAGCGGATCGCATGTTGTCGGTCGGTTTCTACCCGGATATGGTGGAAGTGAAGCGGTATCTGCCGCGCACCCTGGTCGGCTCCTTCATGTTTTCTGCCACCTTCCCACCATCTGTTTTACGACTGGCCGAAGAATTCATGGTCAATCCCGAATTTTTGAGCCTTTCCTCTGACGAAACCAATGTTTCGGCTATCTCCCATCAGTTTGTGGAAGTGCAAGCCATGGGTAAGGAACGCAAGCTCATCAAACTCATCGAGTTGGAAAATCCTTCTTCAGCGATCATCTTTGCCAACACCAAGCGTAATGTGGAGTTCACCGCAGCCCTGCTGTCCCAGTTCGGTTTTGACGCCGAAGGGTTGACTTCGGATCTGACGCAGAACAAACGCGAACGGCTCATGGCCCAGATCAAGGAAGGCAAACTGCGTTTTCTCGTCGCCACGGACGTAGCCGCGCGCGGCATCGATATCCCGGAGCTTTCTCATGTTTTCATGATGGAACCGCCGGAAGACCCGGAATCGTATGTGCACCGCGCTGGTCGGACTGGACGTGCCGGAGCAACAGGCACCGCCATCACCCTGGTTGACGTCATCCAGAAGATGGAACTGGAACGCATCGCCACCCGATTCAAGATTACCTTTGAGGAAATCAAGGATCCCACAGAAGAAGATGTGACGGCCATCATCGAGGAAAGGCTCACCGCCATCCTTGAAAAGCGTTTCCGTAAACTGACCAATATCCAGACGGAACGTGTCTCCCGCTTCCTGCCTTTGGCAAAAAAATACGGGGAAAGCGAAGAAACCCTGGCCCTGCTCGCCATGTTGCTTGATGAGCTCTATCAGCCCACCTTGCATGGCAAGCCCGCAGAGCCGACTGTTGCCAGGGAACCGTCTGGAAACGCACGCCCCAAACAGAGCAATCCCCCAAGAAAGCCGCAAAAGCGGGAAGAAAGGCCTGCTCCGCGTGAACGGTCCGAACCCAAACGCGATACCAAACCCGCTCAGCGAGAGACCGCCGCACCCAAACGCGATACTAAACCCACTCAGCGAGAGACCGCCGCACCAAAAAGCGCACCCAAGCCCAAGCAATCAACACAGCCGGTCAAGGAAACACCCGTCAGCGAACCCAAACGCGAGGCCGCTCCCCGGGAACCGCAAGCGTCTGAAAACGATACTTCTTCTACAGCCAGACCAAAGCCTAGACGGCGTCGGCGTCGCAGGAAGAAACCTTCCAGCAGTTAA
- a CDS encoding NAD kinase codes for MTKKEIRKIACVASDTPKAQEGLAVLAERYPLADIADADVLVALGGDGFMLQTIHDNIDSGLPIYGMNRGTIGFLLNQFNPDNLLERLNSAQVHALNPLIMTAFTVEGQQVSALAFNEVALLRYSQQSARIRVSINGRERLDNLICDGIMVATPAGSTAYNLSARGPIIPLGSNVLALTPVSPFRPRRWNGALLPHSATVEFEILDAKRRPVGASADSFEVRNVAHVTIREDHSRPACILFDPNHSLEERIFNEQFVH; via the coding sequence ATGACCAAAAAAGAGATCAGAAAAATCGCCTGTGTGGCATCGGATACCCCCAAGGCTCAGGAAGGACTTGCCGTCCTTGCTGAACGCTATCCGCTTGCCGACATCGCCGATGCCGATGTGCTGGTTGCTCTGGGCGGTGACGGCTTCATGCTCCAGACCATCCATGACAATATCGACTCCGGTCTCCCCATCTATGGCATGAACCGGGGTACCATCGGATTTCTTCTCAATCAATTCAACCCCGACAATCTGCTGGAGCGACTCAACTCGGCGCAAGTACATGCCCTCAACCCACTGATCATGACCGCCTTTACAGTGGAGGGTCAGCAGGTGTCAGCCCTGGCTTTCAACGAGGTGGCTCTGCTTCGATACTCTCAGCAATCCGCCAGAATCAGGGTGTCCATCAATGGCAGGGAGCGCCTGGACAACCTCATCTGTGACGGCATCATGGTCGCCACACCGGCAGGCTCCACGGCGTACAACCTGTCCGCACGCGGACCGATCATCCCTCTGGGCTCTAATGTTCTCGCCCTGACCCCGGTTAGTCCATTTCGCCCACGCCGTTGGAACGGCGCACTCCTCCCGCACTCGGCGACTGTCGAATTCGAAATACTGGATGCCAAGCGTCGTCCTGTCGGCGCGTCAGCAGACTCCTTCGAAGTGCGCAATGTGGCGCATGTCACCATCAGAGAAGACCATTCGCGCCCGGCCTGCATTCTCTTCGACCCGAATCACTCGCTCGAAGAACGCATTTTTAACGAGCAGTTTGTCCATTGA
- a CDS encoding citrate synthase, with protein MTDAQKATLTIGDATYELPIIVGTENEHAIDITSLRNKTGFITYDPGYANTGSCSSNITFVDGEKGILRYRGYPIEELASQGTFIETAYLLIFGELPTRAQRQEFRELLDEQELLHEDLRHHFEGFPSNGHPMAILSAVINALGCYHPDLLEINTEDEFLRAAAKIISKVRTIAAWSFRKAQGLPFMYPDPKLTYCRNFLHMMHSIPHRPFEPTDAQVRALSLFFLLHADHEQNCSCSTVRMVQSTEANMFASVSAGICALWGRLHGGANAGVIAMLEQIKDGDLSVQQCIERVKKKEFRLMGFGHRIYKSFDPRAKILRDAAHSMLESTGYSDPLLDIALELAETALNDEYFTERKLYPNVDFYSGIILRALGIPVNMFPVMFAIGRMPGWIAHWNEANTDGVTKIHRPRQIYTGLAPRQYIPLDSRL; from the coding sequence ATGACAGATGCACAAAAGGCCACGCTGACCATAGGTGACGCAACCTATGAGCTACCCATCATCGTGGGTACGGAAAACGAGCACGCAATCGACATCACCAGTCTCCGCAACAAGACCGGCTTCATTACCTATGATCCAGGCTACGCCAACACAGGTTCTTGCTCCAGCAACATCACCTTCGTTGATGGAGAAAAAGGGATTCTCCGATACCGTGGCTATCCGATCGAAGAACTGGCGTCCCAGGGCACCTTCATTGAAACGGCCTATCTGCTGATCTTCGGCGAGTTGCCAACCCGTGCCCAGCGCCAGGAATTTCGTGAACTGCTCGACGAGCAGGAACTGCTGCATGAAGACCTGCGTCACCATTTTGAAGGATTTCCTTCCAATGGGCATCCCATGGCTATCCTATCCGCAGTCATTAACGCGCTCGGCTGCTATCATCCCGACCTCCTTGAAATCAACACGGAAGATGAATTCCTCCGGGCCGCAGCCAAAATCATTTCCAAGGTACGCACCATCGCGGCCTGGTCCTTTCGCAAGGCGCAGGGGCTCCCGTTCATGTACCCGGACCCAAAACTGACCTACTGCCGGAATTTCCTGCACATGATGCACTCCATTCCGCACCGACCGTTTGAACCGACCGATGCCCAGGTACGGGCACTGTCCCTCTTTTTCCTGCTTCATGCAGACCATGAACAGAACTGTTCCTGTTCCACAGTCCGCATGGTGCAATCCACCGAAGCCAACATGTTCGCGTCTGTTTCGGCAGGCATCTGCGCATTGTGGGGGCGTCTGCACGGCGGAGCCAACGCAGGCGTCATTGCCATGCTTGAACAGATCAAGGACGGCGACCTTTCCGTCCAACAGTGCATTGAACGGGTCAAGAAAAAGGAATTCCGCCTCATGGGCTTCGGTCACCGCATATATAAATCCTTTGACCCTCGGGCAAAGATACTGCGAGACGCGGCTCACAGCATGCTCGAATCCACAGGATACAGCGATCCTTTGCTCGACATTGCGCTCGAACTGGCAGAAACTGCATTGAACGATGAATACTTCACCGAGCGTAAACTCTATCCCAATGTTGACTTTTATTCCGGCATCATCCTGCGCGCACTCGGCATCCCGGTGAACATGTTCCCTGTCATGTTCGCCATTGGTCGCATGCCCGGCTGGATCGCCCATTGGAACGAGGCAAACACTGATGGTGTTACCAAAATACATCGCCCGCGCCAGATTTATACAGGCCTTGCTCCGAGACAATACATCCCGCTGGACTCACGACTGTAG
- a CDS encoding 4Fe-4S dicluster domain-containing protein gives MGKMEKKSPGVSRRGFLKALGAGGAGMLIPSGVVASEQRVPKPSDGELATLLDLSKCIGCGECVSACRESNGAKFPEPIKPFPRIEPSKRAKPEDWSEKRDVDDRLTPYNWLFLQNATGEYKGEAFDINIPRRCMHCQNPPCANLCPFGAANKELNGITKISDQLCMGGAKCRTVCPWHIPQRQSGVGLYLDIMPRFAGNGVMYKCDRCYQLLDKGEIPACISACPEDVQTIGPRRDIIAKAKRLAKEMNGFIYGLNENGGTNTLYVSPVPFELLNKGVEKGKGKPHMAQVEDVMKDETNLATATLLAPMAGIVAGFLGVGAKLLKRSKEEGGDES, from the coding sequence ATGGGTAAAATGGAAAAAAAATCTCCAGGCGTCAGTCGTCGCGGGTTCTTGAAAGCCCTTGGTGCGGGCGGGGCAGGAATGCTCATCCCATCTGGAGTTGTGGCGTCAGAGCAGCGTGTTCCCAAACCATCAGATGGAGAATTGGCTACGTTGCTTGATTTGTCCAAATGCATCGGGTGTGGTGAGTGTGTTTCTGCCTGCCGCGAATCCAACGGTGCCAAGTTCCCCGAACCCATCAAGCCTTTTCCCCGGATCGAACCGTCCAAGCGGGCCAAGCCTGAGGACTGGTCGGAAAAACGGGATGTGGATGATCGTCTTACCCCGTACAACTGGTTGTTTCTTCAGAATGCCACAGGTGAATACAAAGGCGAAGCATTCGATATCAACATACCTCGCCGGTGCATGCATTGTCAGAACCCTCCATGCGCCAATCTGTGTCCGTTCGGCGCGGCCAACAAGGAACTCAACGGCATCACCAAAATCAGCGATCAGCTTTGCATGGGGGGGGCGAAATGTCGGACTGTCTGCCCATGGCATATTCCGCAGCGACAGTCAGGCGTGGGATTGTATCTGGACATCATGCCGAGATTCGCCGGTAACGGGGTGATGTACAAGTGTGATCGATGCTACCAGTTGCTCGATAAGGGTGAAATACCTGCCTGCATATCTGCCTGTCCGGAAGACGTGCAGACCATCGGACCGCGCCGTGATATTATTGCCAAGGCCAAGAGACTGGCCAAGGAGATGAACGGTTTCATCTACGGTTTGAATGAAAATGGCGGAACCAATACGCTGTATGTTTCTCCGGTTCCTTTCGAGTTACTCAACAAGGGCGTGGAAAAAGGCAAGGGCAAGCCGCATATGGCACAGGTTGAAGATGTCATGAAAGACGAAACCAACCTCGCAACGGCCACACTGCTTGCCCCTATGGCTGGCATTGTCGCTGGATTCCTCGGCGTGGGAGCCAAACTCCTGAAACGCTCGAAAGAGGAGGGTGGCGATGAAAGTTAG
- a CDS encoding 4Fe-4S ferredoxin, whose amino-acid sequence MKVRPYSPWISRLFIFAMTGLAFTGVLQMPLAKRYYLTDVPGMAWTGDLFLVHKLHYMLAALLLFVVALAVMNWLLEWKDKLILTRLGLVRNIILSGLLVSGLLRVYRNMPGITLDPLAIVTIEWVHLGLAVVMGVVALVALLKKDSAYAVWR is encoded by the coding sequence ATGAAAGTTAGACCGTATTCCCCATGGATATCCCGGCTGTTCATCTTTGCCATGACCGGCCTGGCTTTTACTGGCGTGTTGCAAATGCCCTTGGCAAAAAGGTATTATCTGACCGATGTTCCGGGGATGGCCTGGACAGGTGATCTCTTCCTCGTGCACAAGCTGCATTACATGCTCGCAGCGTTGCTGTTATTTGTAGTTGCACTGGCGGTTATGAACTGGTTGCTTGAATGGAAAGACAAACTGATTTTAACCCGCCTGGGGTTGGTCAGGAATATCATTCTGAGTGGGCTGTTGGTGAGTGGCTTGTTGCGTGTTTATCGGAACATGCCTGGTATCACCCTTGATCCGCTCGCTATAGTTACTATCGAATGGGTGCATCTTGGTTTGGCCGTCGTTATGGGCGTCGTCGCCCTGGTAGCATTGCTCAAGAAAGATTCGGCTTATGCCGTATGGCGATAA
- a CDS encoding tRNA-binding protein — translation METIDWNDFEKVELRVGTINRVEAFPEARVPAYKVWVDFGEKIGVRKSSAQITQLYEIGELVGKQVVGVVNFPVKQIGPMKSECLVTGFYREDGVVLAVPDKKVPNGLKLG, via the coding sequence ATGGAAACCATAGACTGGAATGATTTTGAGAAGGTGGAGTTGCGCGTGGGTACCATCAACAGAGTGGAGGCATTTCCCGAAGCTCGAGTTCCGGCGTACAAGGTCTGGGTGGATTTTGGTGAAAAAATCGGCGTTCGCAAGTCGAGTGCGCAGATTACACAGCTTTATGAAATCGGAGAACTCGTGGGCAAGCAGGTAGTTGGTGTGGTCAATTTTCCGGTTAAGCAAATAGGCCCCATGAAATCCGAATGTCTGGTCACGGGCTTTTACCGTGAGGACGGTGTGGTGTTGGCTGTGCCTGACAAGAAAGTCCCCAACGGTTTGAAGTTGGGATAA
- a CDS encoding nitroreductase family protein has translation MDFSDILIKRRAINFFDPTRNVSEALLKDLLEEAVKAPSSFNLQPWKVKIVRDPEQKAALRALAFDQPKVTEASVVIMVLADRDGWKEGNETLEKHFAKNMQPEQRDWFISTTSALYGNSEAASQAFANKNAGLFAMSLMYTASNHGLHTHPMDGFDHEAVRKEFAIPDNYWIPMLIAVGHLNPGTDIHPKAWRQSADEMILE, from the coding sequence ATGGATTTCAGCGATATCCTTATCAAAAGACGAGCCATCAACTTCTTTGACCCCACGCGCAATGTTTCCGAAGCCCTGCTCAAAGACCTGCTTGAGGAAGCAGTCAAGGCGCCATCAAGCTTCAACCTGCAACCATGGAAGGTAAAGATAGTCCGCGATCCTGAACAAAAAGCTGCGCTGCGAGCATTAGCTTTTGATCAGCCAAAGGTGACCGAAGCTTCGGTGGTCATCATGGTGCTTGCGGACCGCGATGGTTGGAAAGAAGGGAACGAAACTCTGGAAAAGCACTTTGCCAAAAACATGCAGCCGGAACAACGAGACTGGTTTATCAGCACCACGAGCGCGCTTTACGGCAACAGCGAAGCTGCCAGCCAGGCATTTGCCAACAAAAACGCCGGACTGTTTGCCATGTCGCTCATGTATACGGCCAGCAATCACGGTCTGCACACCCACCCCATGGACGGATTCGATCATGAAGCCGTCAGAAAGGAATTCGCCATTCCTGACAACTATTGGATTCCAATGCTCATAGCAGTTGGCCATCTCAACCCAGGCACAGATATCCATCCCAAGGCATGGAGACAATCTGCTGATGAAATGATTTTGGAGTAG